One window from the genome of Puniceicoccus vermicola encodes:
- a CDS encoding right-handed parallel beta-helix repeat-containing protein, giving the protein MMPFLSFLSKISLGLLGLVAVSVPAVAEEGNRVLHVREFGAIPDDGLDDMPAINEAIRTATRLGASEVRFDSGTYRLQETVTVGGFGHDNYMIVDHAKNMALVGEVDEDGKPTTRIVRDYELNNEAKPPIQLRIWNSDSVSVRNFVFTNDPPMGSTAKVVSVDRENDVVVVEVLPGLPAYDGMRAASAHAWNLETTKLKRFGSTPGSATLTIGLNVNDYWEVVPDSGGRLLKMEGAGFANRLAVGDGVSWHHKSTDSHNQIEVMYCRDTVFENVSLPNLSNAGMLAGYNHNFTLRRIRFEPENGNLAVGGRDGIHLSNTSGTVLVEDSVFRGLRMDPLVLRKSFGFIREIGDDGSIVVKTNLRTAAEIPSGDSLRFWVGEVPFDLTVESAEDLGDSLYRYRLVEDLPDTVKSDSVVSFQTYSLDEAIIRNCVFAGNFGSAIVNFVENVIIEDCVFSDNAYQIKMGANFVSGAFARNVIFRNNLCEDVSWVDIARRAQPSILMIHSLNRFFEDPRYNRNIEIYGNTFRNPDGPDNAVAIDVRNATDVRIHDNVYEGFERKVSIDPETTADIEVED; this is encoded by the coding sequence ATGATGCCTTTCCTTTCATTCTTATCGAAAATTTCGCTTGGCTTGCTCGGTCTCGTGGCCGTCTCCGTGCCCGCGGTGGCAGAGGAGGGGAATCGCGTCCTCCACGTGCGGGAATTCGGGGCGATCCCCGATGACGGATTGGATGACATGCCCGCGATCAATGAGGCCATCCGGACGGCAACTAGGCTGGGGGCTTCCGAGGTTCGCTTCGACTCGGGGACCTATCGCTTGCAAGAAACGGTGACGGTGGGTGGTTTCGGGCACGACAATTACATGATCGTCGACCATGCGAAGAACATGGCCCTCGTAGGGGAAGTCGACGAAGACGGAAAGCCGACGACCCGGATCGTTCGGGATTACGAATTGAACAATGAGGCCAAGCCGCCGATCCAACTGAGAATCTGGAATTCCGATTCGGTGTCGGTTCGCAACTTCGTCTTTACGAATGATCCCCCAATGGGCTCGACCGCAAAGGTGGTCTCGGTTGACCGGGAAAACGATGTGGTTGTCGTCGAGGTGCTACCCGGGTTGCCGGCGTATGACGGGATGCGCGCTGCCTCCGCCCATGCGTGGAATCTGGAAACGACGAAGTTGAAACGTTTCGGGAGTACGCCCGGCTCCGCCACTCTGACAATCGGTTTGAACGTGAACGATTATTGGGAAGTGGTCCCGGACTCTGGGGGGCGCCTGCTGAAAATGGAGGGGGCCGGCTTCGCGAACCGCCTCGCAGTGGGCGATGGGGTGAGCTGGCATCATAAGTCCACCGATTCCCATAACCAGATCGAGGTGATGTATTGTCGCGATACGGTTTTCGAAAACGTTTCGCTGCCGAATCTGAGCAACGCGGGAATGTTGGCGGGCTATAATCACAATTTTACCTTGAGAAGAATTCGGTTCGAACCTGAAAACGGAAATCTGGCGGTCGGAGGCCGGGACGGAATTCACCTCAGCAATACCTCTGGAACGGTGCTCGTGGAGGATTCGGTTTTTCGGGGCTTGAGGATGGATCCGTTGGTTCTCCGTAAGAGTTTCGGATTCATCCGGGAGATTGGCGATGACGGATCGATCGTGGTGAAGACGAATCTGCGCACGGCCGCGGAGATTCCATCCGGGGATTCTTTGCGATTCTGGGTGGGAGAGGTGCCCTTCGATCTTACCGTCGAGTCGGCCGAGGATCTCGGCGACAGTCTCTATCGCTATCGATTGGTCGAGGATTTGCCCGACACGGTCAAGAGCGATTCGGTTGTGAGCTTCCAAACCTATTCTCTCGACGAGGCGATCATTCGAAACTGTGTCTTTGCGGGGAATTTCGGCAGTGCCATTGTCAACTTTGTCGAGAATGTGATCATCGAGGACTGTGTCTTCTCCGATAATGCCTATCAGATCAAAATGGGCGCGAATTTTGTTTCCGGTGCGTTCGCCCGAAATGTCATTTTCCGCAATAATCTCTGCGAGGATGTGAGTTGGGTAGACATCGCTCGTCGGGCACAACCGTCAATCCTCATGATTCATTCCCTGAATCGATTCTTCGAGGATCCCCGGTACAACCGGAACATCGAGATCTATGGAAACACTTTTCGGAATCCTGATGGCCCGGACAACGCGGTGGCGATCGATGTCCGCAACGCAACGGATGTCCGGATACACGATAATGTCTACGAGGGGTTTGAGCGGAAGGTGAGCATCGATCCCGAGACGACGGCCGATATTGAGGTGGAGGATTGA
- a CDS encoding right-handed parallel beta-helix repeat-containing protein gives MEPTPSSLLNPTSPREERPTVFIRDFTHPGDSDSAAGIRKAIQEAIRIGARRIQFEKGHYRLISHVEHETEGIVHDAGSRGTPPRKECHLLLQRIPNLTLSGIADAQGTPLTTLVGWNEEKNHPLLPAILWSEHCTNLRIENLAFTRAPTFTSAGEVIEGDDTGVTVRPFTGCPIWDGMGAYCANQFSPDGETLLGESISYGNGAQSTWKKIGAHEYRLVDPRAAKMTQRGNLLSWHQGARTDFQVYFGHCDNLSFENLRTANSNGFCFLTESCRGIVARNVSFRPDGDRLFTGPRDAWKIFKCGGHIAIDGLSVRGVRMDGQNMHSNWATLRKLEGEREALFFCRYTYAPITIGSVVDFHRGPRTESRVVESARLEDQAKDEHLGYLYRVRFTEGFPDFAGTGTLCAFNCWEAESYQCRNSRFSNIAGAGHLVRYDHLTLHNNRYENIMNPGILLGAEMPTHAEGGHATDVLIRQCEFDNCGFYPRYDTVGCVGIHSAGFDLPLNRDILITENTFRNSEVGIHLMTARNVEISRNRYDGIREPVRVDASSTTSINLRDS, from the coding sequence ATGGAACCGACCCCAAGCTCTTTATTGAATCCAACCTCTCCACGAGAAGAACGCCCGACTGTCTTCATCCGGGATTTCACTCACCCGGGAGATAGCGATTCGGCGGCAGGCATTCGGAAAGCGATCCAAGAGGCGATCCGCATCGGTGCCCGGCGGATTCAATTCGAAAAGGGCCACTACCGACTCATCTCCCACGTAGAGCACGAAACCGAAGGAATCGTACACGACGCGGGCAGCCGCGGCACTCCTCCCCGGAAAGAGTGTCATCTTCTCCTGCAACGGATCCCGAATCTGACTCTTTCCGGAATCGCGGATGCGCAAGGCACTCCTCTGACGACCCTCGTGGGATGGAACGAGGAAAAGAACCATCCGCTGCTCCCCGCGATTCTCTGGAGTGAACACTGCACAAATCTTCGCATCGAGAATCTTGCCTTTACGCGGGCTCCGACATTCACCTCGGCGGGAGAAGTCATCGAAGGCGACGACACCGGGGTTACGGTACGTCCATTTACGGGATGCCCGATCTGGGACGGAATGGGAGCCTATTGCGCGAACCAATTCTCCCCGGATGGAGAAACTCTCCTCGGCGAGAGCATCAGCTATGGAAACGGCGCCCAATCAACCTGGAAGAAAATCGGCGCCCACGAATACCGCTTGGTCGATCCCCGCGCAGCCAAGATGACCCAACGCGGAAACCTCCTCTCCTGGCATCAAGGAGCACGTACCGATTTTCAGGTGTATTTTGGACATTGCGACAACCTTTCTTTCGAAAATCTGAGGACCGCTAACAGCAACGGTTTTTGTTTCCTCACGGAGAGCTGCCGGGGGATCGTCGCGCGAAATGTGTCCTTTCGCCCCGACGGAGACCGACTCTTCACCGGACCGCGAGACGCGTGGAAGATTTTCAAATGCGGGGGACATATCGCAATCGACGGGCTATCGGTCCGCGGAGTAAGAATGGACGGGCAGAACATGCACTCCAACTGGGCGACCCTCCGCAAACTCGAAGGGGAAAGGGAAGCCCTCTTTTTCTGCCGCTACACCTACGCCCCGATCACGATAGGGTCGGTCGTCGATTTTCACCGGGGCCCACGGACAGAGTCACGCGTCGTTGAATCGGCACGACTGGAAGACCAAGCAAAAGACGAACATCTCGGCTATCTCTACCGGGTCCGGTTCACCGAAGGGTTTCCGGATTTCGCCGGAACCGGTACGCTCTGCGCCTTCAATTGCTGGGAGGCCGAATCCTATCAGTGCCGGAACTCTCGCTTTTCCAACATCGCCGGGGCGGGCCATCTTGTCCGCTATGACCACCTCACTCTCCATAACAATCGATACGAAAACATCATGAACCCGGGAATTCTTCTGGGCGCAGAGATGCCAACCCATGCCGAGGGCGGCCATGCGACCGATGTTCTGATTCGACAATGCGAGTTCGATAATTGCGGTTTCTATCCGCGCTACGACACGGTCGGATGCGTGGGGATTCATTCCGCTGGATTCGATCTTCCGCTGAATCGAGATATTCTAATTACCGAGAACACATTCCGAAATTCCGAGGTGGGCATTCATCTCATGACCGCCCGAAATGTCGAAATATCCCGCAACCGCTACGACGGGATTCGGGAGCCTGTCCGGGTCGACGCCTCCAGCACCACTTCCATCAATCTCCGAGATTCCTGA
- a CDS encoding IclR family transcriptional regulator produces MVAFPKQPNKSLIDGIRCLQEVLSRTEPVGVAQVAAELDLETTRVHRILRTLAASGMLRWTEKRKYAAGPAVPVLATQTMHASGFYKAIGPMARLHEELNMITALGLLWNRSVSYLYHAEPDEPLTRTIGSFDVWPATVSGLGVALLSLQSDQEIRELYEGREIPSFDSLEHLLDTLAQVREQGYALQDHTLAITLDETFQAAIGFSMPEVKDDSVSKFLPRLLKCREEILLELNES; encoded by the coding sequence ATGGTCGCGTTTCCAAAACAACCGAACAAGAGTTTGATCGATGGCATTCGCTGCCTGCAGGAGGTGCTGAGCCGGACTGAGCCGGTGGGGGTGGCTCAGGTGGCGGCGGAGCTGGATTTGGAGACCACGCGGGTGCACCGGATTCTCCGGACACTGGCGGCGTCCGGGATGCTGCGTTGGACGGAGAAGCGCAAGTACGCTGCCGGACCGGCGGTTCCGGTTCTGGCGACGCAGACGATGCACGCTTCGGGGTTTTACAAAGCGATTGGTCCGATGGCTCGTCTACACGAGGAGCTGAACATGATCACGGCCTTGGGGTTGCTCTGGAACCGTTCGGTTTCTTACTTGTATCACGCGGAGCCCGACGAACCGCTGACCCGAACGATCGGTAGCTTCGATGTTTGGCCGGCAACGGTCTCGGGATTGGGGGTGGCCTTGCTCTCCCTGCAGTCGGATCAGGAGATTCGTGAACTGTATGAGGGCAGGGAGATTCCTTCCTTCGATTCGCTGGAGCACTTGCTCGATACGCTGGCCCAGGTGCGGGAGCAGGGCTACGCTCTTCAAGATCACACCTTGGCCATCACTCTCGACGAAACCTTCCAGGCCGCCATCGGATTCAGCATGCCGGAGGTGAAGGACGACAGCGTTTCGAAATTTCTCCCGCGTCTCTTGAAGTGTCGTGAGGAGATTCTTCTCGAACTAAACGAGTCCTAG
- a CDS encoding ADP-ribosylglycohydrolase family protein produces the protein MHSSRVVIKPIDRIQGGLYGLLVGDAVGVSYEFRTAQELPPKEQIHMIPHKGWIRSYQQVPPGTWSDDGAQALCLLASLLDRPDWGLRDFALRLLAWYERGYMAVDHFVFDVGIQTGQALDNLQRGKSPVMSGLRSERNNGNGSLMRCLPLVLTHKGSEMDLVLRAHEQSCVTHRHYRSQACCALYCLWAIRELHGTENPWDEAVDALRLLYGEDNAYRIELERKILPAMENAPNGGGYVVDCLSSARTACEESDYPSVVRTAVSFGNDTDTTACVAGGIAGIRHGFSSIPTEWLDALRAKEEVAPLAEGLKSLWEQ, from the coding sequence ATGCATTCCAGCAGAGTTGTGATCAAACCTATCGATAGAATCCAAGGAGGACTTTATGGGCTTCTGGTCGGCGATGCCGTCGGAGTCTCCTACGAATTCCGGACAGCCCAGGAGCTGCCCCCGAAAGAGCAGATCCATATGATCCCCCACAAAGGGTGGATCCGCAGCTACCAGCAAGTTCCCCCAGGGACTTGGTCCGACGACGGGGCCCAGGCTCTCTGCCTGCTCGCCTCCCTCCTCGACCGACCCGACTGGGGGCTCCGAGACTTCGCTCTTCGCTTACTCGCGTGGTATGAACGCGGGTACATGGCCGTCGACCATTTTGTCTTCGATGTCGGCATCCAGACTGGCCAGGCCCTCGACAACCTCCAACGGGGCAAATCCCCGGTGATGTCCGGCCTCCGCAGCGAGCGCAACAACGGCAACGGCTCCCTCATGCGTTGCCTCCCGCTCGTGCTCACCCACAAGGGTTCCGAGATGGACCTCGTCCTCCGCGCCCACGAGCAATCCTGCGTCACCCACCGTCACTATCGCTCCCAGGCCTGCTGCGCCCTGTACTGCCTCTGGGCCATCCGAGAACTGCATGGAACCGAAAATCCCTGGGACGAAGCCGTTGACGCCCTCCGCCTTCTCTACGGCGAGGACAATGCCTATCGCATTGAGCTGGAGAGAAAGATCCTCCCAGCGATGGAGAATGCGCCCAACGGTGGAGGCTATGTCGTCGATTGTCTCAGCAGTGCCCGCACCGCGTGTGAGGAATCCGACTACCCGTCGGTGGTTCGCACCGCCGTTTCCTTCGGCAACGACACCGATACAACCGCCTGTGTTGCGGGAGGGATCGCTGGCATTCGGCACGGGTTTTCCTCAATCCCCACCGAGTGGCTTGACGCTCTCCGCGCCAAAGAAGAAGTGGCGCCGCTGGCAGAGGGGTTGAAAAGCCTCTGGGAACAATGA